The Acidimicrobiales bacterium genome segment CGCTTCGAGGCGGTGGCCACCAACGTCGAGCGCGTCATCCAGGGCAAGGACGAGGTCGTGCGCCTGGCGCTGGTGTGCCTGGTCGCCGAGGGCCACCTGCTGATCGAGGACGTGCCGGGCGTCGGCAAGACCAGTCTGGCCAAGGCCATGGCGGCCTCGTTCGACTGCCAGTGGCACCGCATCCAGTTCACGCCGGACCTGCTGCCGTCGGACGTGACCGGGGTGAACGTGTACAACCGGGCCAACGGCCAGTTCGAGTTCCGCCCGGGGGGGATCTTCTCGGAGATCGTTCTTGCCGACGAGATCAACCGGGCCTCGCCCCGGACCCAGTCGGCGCTCCTCGAGGCGATGGAGGAGCGCCAGGTCACGGTCGACACGACGACCTACCGCCTGCCGAGCCCGTTCATGGTGATCGCCACCCAGAACCCGGTGGAGCATCAGGGCACCTATCCGCTTCCCGACAGCCAGCTCGACCGCTTCCTCATGCGCATCGACGTCGGCTATCCGGACCGCCGGGCCGAGGTCTCCATCCTCGAGACCCACGGCGGCGCCGACCCCGTCGACGAGCTCGAGCCGGTCGTCTCGACCAAGGAGGTCGAGACGATGATCGCCACGGCGCGCGACCTGCACGTGGCACCGAGCATCCGGGCCTACGTGGTGGACCTGGCGGCGGCCACCCGCCAGCACCCGTCGGTGACCCTCGGCATGTCGCCCCGGGCGTCGCTGGCGTTGCAGCGCGCGGCACGAGCCCGGGCCGCGTCTCTCGGACGCGACTTCGTGACCCCCGACGACGTGAAGGAGCTGGCGGCGCCGGTCCTC includes the following:
- a CDS encoding MoxR family ATPase; the protein is MARQRSLGAGMAGFAERFEAVATNVERVIQGKDEVVRLALVCLVAEGHLLIEDVPGVGKTSLAKAMAASFDCQWHRIQFTPDLLPSDVTGVNVYNRANGQFEFRPGGIFSEIVLADEINRASPRTQSALLEAMEERQVTVDTTTYRLPSPFMVIATQNPVEHQGTYPLPDSQLDRFLMRIDVGYPDRRAEVSILETHGGADPVDELEPVVSTKEVETMIATARDLHVAPSIRAYVVDLAAATRQHPSVTLGMSPRASLALQRAARARAASLGRDFVTPDDVKELAAPVLQHRLGLSAEAEMSGVVVGEVLGEVLGSVPVPAGRLAAG